The following proteins are encoded in a genomic region of Lutra lutra chromosome 16, mLutLut1.2, whole genome shotgun sequence:
- the SLC25A19 gene encoding mitochondrial thiamine pyrophosphate carrier codes for MVGYDPKADGRNISSFEVAVAGSVSGLVTRVMISPLDVIKIRFQLQIERLSRSDPSAKYHGILQAGRQILQEEGPTAFWKGHVPAQLLSIGYGAVQFLSFELLTELVHRATTYDARDFSVHFVCGGLSASAATLAVQPVDVLRTRFAAQGEPKVYKTLRDAVVTMYRTEGPLVFYKGLNPTLIAIFPYAGFQFSFYSALKHVHERVLPTEGRKNENLKNLLCGSGAGIISKTLTYPLDLFKKRLQVGGFEQARATFGQVRSYRGLLDCAQQVLREEGSMGLFKGLSPSLLKAALSTGFVFFWYELFCNLFHHMKKVDS; via the exons ATGGTTGGCTATGACCCCAAAGCTGATGGCAGGAATATCTCCAGTTTTGAGGTGGCGGTGGCCGGGTCTGTGTCTGGACTTGTCACTCGGGTGATGATCAGCCCCTTGGATGTCATCAAGATCCGTTTCCAG CTCCAGATTGAGCGCCTGTCTCGCAGTGACCCCAGTGCAAAATACCATGGGATCCTACAGGCTGGGAGACAGATTTTGCAGGAGGAAGGCCCCACAGCATTCTGGAAAGGACATGTCCCAGCGCAGCTTCTCTCTATAGGCTACGGAGCTGTCCAA TTTCTGTCGTTCGAGCTGCTGACCGAGCTGGTGCACAGAGCCACCACGTACGATGCCCGCGACTTCTCCGTGCACTTTGTGTGTGGCGGCCTGTCTGCCAGCGCCGCCACCCTGGCCGTGCAGCCCGTGGACGTGCTGCGCACTCGGTTTGCCGCTCAGGGTGAGCCCAAG GTGTATAAGACCCTGCGAGACGCCGTGGTGACCATGTACCGGACCGAGGGCCCCTTGGTTTTCTACAAAGGCTTGAACCCCACCTTGATTGCCATCTTCCCCTACGCCGGGTTCCAGTTCTCCTTTTACAGCGCCTTGAAGCACGTGCACGAGCGGGTCTTGCCCACCGAGGGAAGGAAGAACG AGAACCTCAAAAACCTGCTGTGTGGCAGCGGAGCTGGCATCATCAGCAAGACCCTTACGTACCCCCTGGACCTCTTCAAGAAACGGCTGCAGGTCGGAGGCTTTGAGCAGGCGCGAGCCACCTTCGGCCAG GTTCGCAGCTATAGGGGCCTCCTGGATTGTGCCCAGCAGGTGCTACGAGAGGAAGGCTCTATGGGCCTCTTCAAGGGCCTGTCCCCCAGCCTGCTGAAGGCTGCTCTCTCCACCGGCTTCGTGTTCTTCTGGTATGAGCTCTTCTGTAACCTCTTCCACCACATGAAGAAGGTGGACAGCTAG
- the MIF4GD gene encoding MIF4G domain-containing protein, producing the protein MGDPGREEYKIQSFDAETQHLLKTALKDPGAVDLEKVANVIVDHSLHDCVFSKEAGRMCYAIIQAESKQAGQSVFRRGLLNRLQQEYQAREQLRARSLQGWVCYVTFICNVFDYLRVNNMPMMALVNPVYDCLFRLAQPDSLSKEEEVDCLVLQLHRVGEQLEKMNRQRMDELFVLIRDGFLLPSGLSSLAQLLLLEIIEFRAAGWKTTPAAHKYYYSEVSD; encoded by the exons ATGGGGGATCCCGGTAGAGAGGAGTATAAAATCCAGTCTTTTGATGCAGAGACTCAGCACCTGCTGAAGACAGCACTCAAAG ATCCAGGTGCTGTGGACTTGGAAAAGGTGGCCAATGTGATTGTGGACCATTCTCTGCACGACTGTGTGTTCAGCAAAGAAGCAGGACGCATGTGCTATGCCATCATTCAG GctgagagcaagcaagcaggccAGAGTGTCTTCCGACGGGGACTCCTCAACCGGTTGCAGCAGGAGTACCAGGCTCGGGAGCAGCTGCGAGCCCGGTCTCTGCAGGGCTGGGTCTGCTACGTCACCTTTATCTGCAACGTCTTTGACTACCTGAGG GTGAACAACATGCCCATGATGGCGCTGGTGAACCCCGTCTATGACTGCCTCTTCCGGCTGGCCCAGCCTGACAGTctgagcaaggaggaggag gTGGACTGCCTGGTGCTGCAGCTGCACCGCGTGGGGGAGCAGCTGGAGAAGATGAACCGACAGCGCATGGATGAGCTCTTTGTCCTGATCCGAGACGGCTTCCTGCTCCCAAGCGGCCTCAGCTCCCTggcccagctgctgctgctggagatCATCGAATTCCGGGCAGCCGGCTGGAAGACGACCCCGGCTGCGCACAAGTATTACTACAGCGAGGTCTCCGACTAG
- the MRPS7 gene encoding 28S ribosomal protein S7, mitochondrial isoform X2 — protein MNAVMHRFRTLRSLSPVFRHSLRLTQVRWSRYSPEYRDPQTDKEYYRKPLAELTEEEKCEQELRKTQLIKAAPAAKTSSVFEDPVISKFINMMMKGGNKVLARSLMTQTLEAVKRKQFEKYHAASAEEQATIERNPYTIFHQALKNCEPVIGLVPILRGGHFYQVPVPLPARRRRFLAMKWMITECREKKHRRTLMPEKLSHELLEAFHNQGPVIKKKHDMHKMAEANRALAHYRWW, from the exons ATGAATGCAGTGATGCACAGATTTAGGACCCTGCGTAGCCTTTCCCCCGTCTTCCGTCACTCGCTCAG GCTAACCCAGGTGAGGTGGAGCCGCTATAGTCCTGAATACAGGGATCCACAGACGGACAAGGAGTATTACCGCAAGCCCTTGGCGGAGCTGACTGAGGAGGAGAAGTGTGAACAGGAACTCAGGAAGACTCAGCTTATCAAAGCTGCCCCAGCAGCGAAAACAAGCTCTGTGTTTGAAGACCCCGTGATCAG TAAATTCATCAACATGATGAtgaaaggaggaaacaaagtACTGGCCAGATCCCTCATGACACAG ACTCTGGAAGCTGTGAAAAGGAAGCAGTTTGAGAAGTACCATGCTGCTTCTGCTGAGGAACAGGCAACCATCGAACGCAACCCCTACACCATCTTCCACCAAGCTCTGAAAAACTGTGAGCCTGTGATAGGGCTGGTGCCCATTCTCAGAGGGGGCCATTTCTACCAG GTCCCTGTGCCACTTCCCGCCCGGCGTCGTCGCTTCTTGGCCATGAAGTGGATGATCACTGAGTGCAGGGAGAAGAAGCACCGGCGGACGCTGATGCCGGAGAAGTTGTCACATGAACTGCTGGAGGCTTTTCACAACCAGGGCCCTGTGATCAAGAAGAAGCATGACATGCACAAGATGGCCGAGGCCAACCGTGCCCTGGCTCACTACCGCTGGTggtag
- the MRPS7 gene encoding 28S ribosomal protein S7, mitochondrial isoform X1: MAAPAGKVARGWSVLGLGLRSAVPRLPGLTQVRWSRYSPEYRDPQTDKEYYRKPLAELTEEEKCEQELRKTQLIKAAPAAKTSSVFEDPVISKFINMMMKGGNKVLARSLMTQTLEAVKRKQFEKYHAASAEEQATIERNPYTIFHQALKNCEPVIGLVPILRGGHFYQVPVPLPARRRRFLAMKWMITECREKKHRRTLMPEKLSHELLEAFHNQGPVIKKKHDMHKMAEANRALAHYRWW, encoded by the exons ATGGCTGCCCCCGCGGGGAAGGTTGCGCGAGGGTGGTCGGTCCTGGGGCTGGGCCTGCGGAGTGCTGTCCCGCGGCTTCCAGG GCTAACCCAGGTGAGGTGGAGCCGCTATAGTCCTGAATACAGGGATCCACAGACGGACAAGGAGTATTACCGCAAGCCCTTGGCGGAGCTGACTGAGGAGGAGAAGTGTGAACAGGAACTCAGGAAGACTCAGCTTATCAAAGCTGCCCCAGCAGCGAAAACAAGCTCTGTGTTTGAAGACCCCGTGATCAG TAAATTCATCAACATGATGAtgaaaggaggaaacaaagtACTGGCCAGATCCCTCATGACACAG ACTCTGGAAGCTGTGAAAAGGAAGCAGTTTGAGAAGTACCATGCTGCTTCTGCTGAGGAACAGGCAACCATCGAACGCAACCCCTACACCATCTTCCACCAAGCTCTGAAAAACTGTGAGCCTGTGATAGGGCTGGTGCCCATTCTCAGAGGGGGCCATTTCTACCAG GTCCCTGTGCCACTTCCCGCCCGGCGTCGTCGCTTCTTGGCCATGAAGTGGATGATCACTGAGTGCAGGGAGAAGAAGCACCGGCGGACGCTGATGCCGGAGAAGTTGTCACATGAACTGCTGGAGGCTTTTCACAACCAGGGCCCTGTGATCAAGAAGAAGCATGACATGCACAAGATGGCCGAGGCCAACCGTGCCCTGGCTCACTACCGCTGGTggtag